The DNA window GTTTACGGCAAGGACCATGACGGCAAGGCAGATGCCGGGGGCGAAGACCGTGATGGGAGCAATATTGAGATACAAGCGAGAGCTTGAGATCATGTTACCCCAGCTGGGGATTTCGGGCGGCACGCCTACGCCCAGAAAGCTCAGTCCGGCTTCCGTCAGAATGGCATCCGCGCACACAATGGCGCTCTGCACCATTAGCGCAGGAATGGTATTCGGCAGGATGTGCCGCCACAGCACCTTCGGCAGGCGCGCACCGCCGCAGACCGCGGCCTCCACGTATGGACGCTCCCGAACACTCATAACCACCGAGCGCACCAGCCGCGCGACGCTTGGCAGCTGAGCAACCGTGATAGCAACTATGAGGATACCGACGCCGGGCCCTGTCAGGGAAATAAGGGCGATGGCCAGCAGAATCGTCGGAATCGACATAAGGCCGTCCATGACTCGCATTGTGAC is part of the Mesorhizobium loti genome and encodes:
- a CDS encoding ABC transporter permease; this encodes MTLLSAPVEAAPMGRLQLSDLPRLARRHPLVLIGGGLLALLIVLALAAPLYAGDPLNIDPFKRLQPPSAEMWFGSDNLGRDVFARTVFGARISLVVGLTSAAGAALGGLMIGVIAGYNRAFDNVTMRVMDGLMSIPTILLAIALISLTGPGVGILIVAITVAQLPSVARLVRSVVMSVRERPYVEAAVCGGARLPKVLWRHILPNTIPALMVQSAIVCADAILTEAGLSFLGVGVPPEIPSWGNMISSSRLYLNIAPITVFAPGICLAVMVLAVNLLGDGLRDLFDPRSKRRR